In Aquabacterium sp. OR-4, the following proteins share a genomic window:
- a CDS encoding ABC transporter ATP-binding protein, whose product MSAGIEFQGVAKRYGAVEVIADFSLRIEAGEFVVLLGPSGCGKSTLLRMLAGLEGCSAGRIVLGGRDVTALPPGQRGVAMVFQQYALYPHMSVADNMGFGLRNIGLPAAQIARRVADAARMLELEPLLQRRPAQLSGGQRQRVAIGRAVVKEPQAFLFDEPLSNLDAKLRNRTRIEIARLHKRLGATMVFVTHDQVEAMTLADRVVVLDGGRIAQVAPPMAIYERPANRFVAGFVGSPSMNFLPAERRPDAQGRVALALPGGTVATTQVPAAALAGGAASGLSLGVRPEGLRLAARGPLAGRVELVERLGERSLVHVGLGPAGAGPAGPGSSGPAEACVVVADLAGQPVPALGDVVQLALDLDRAHVFDAAGHAHHAEAA is encoded by the coding sequence GTGAGCGCCGGCATCGAGTTCCAGGGCGTGGCCAAGCGCTACGGCGCGGTGGAGGTGATCGCCGATTTCTCGCTGCGCATCGAGGCCGGAGAGTTCGTCGTGCTGCTGGGCCCCTCGGGCTGCGGCAAGAGCACGCTGCTGCGCATGCTGGCCGGGCTGGAGGGCTGCTCGGCCGGGCGCATCGTGCTGGGCGGGCGCGATGTCACGGCACTGCCGCCGGGCCAGCGCGGCGTGGCCATGGTGTTTCAGCAGTACGCGCTGTACCCGCACATGAGCGTGGCCGACAACATGGGCTTCGGTCTGCGCAACATCGGCCTGCCGGCCGCGCAGATTGCCCGCCGCGTGGCCGATGCGGCGCGCATGCTCGAGCTCGAGCCGCTGCTGCAGCGCCGGCCGGCTCAGCTGTCGGGCGGGCAGCGCCAGCGGGTGGCCATCGGGCGGGCCGTGGTCAAGGAGCCGCAGGCCTTCCTGTTTGACGAGCCGCTGTCCAACCTGGACGCCAAGCTGCGCAACCGCACGCGCATCGAGATCGCACGCCTGCACAAGCGCCTTGGCGCGACCATGGTCTTCGTCACCCACGACCAGGTGGAGGCCATGACCCTGGCCGACCGCGTGGTGGTGCTCGATGGCGGCCGCATCGCCCAGGTGGCGCCGCCGATGGCGATCTACGAGCGGCCGGCCAACCGCTTTGTGGCCGGCTTCGTCGGCAGCCCGTCGATGAACTTCCTGCCGGCCGAGCGCCGCCCCGATGCGCAGGGCCGCGTGGCGCTGGCGCTGCCCGGTGGCACGGTGGCCACCACCCAGGTGCCGGCCGCGGCGCTGGCCGGCGGCGCGGCCAGCGGGCTGTCGCTGGGCGTGCGGCCGGAGGGCCTGCGCCTGGCCGCCCGGGGCCCGCTGGCCGGCCGGGTGGAGCTGGTGGAGCGCCTGGGCGAGCGCAGCCTGGTGCATGTGGGCTTGGGGCCAGCGGGCGCCGGGCCTGCGGGCCCGGGGTCATCGGGCCCGGCCGAGGCCTGCGTGGTGGTGGCCGACCTGGCCGGCCAGCCGGTGCCGGCGCTGGGCGACGTGGTGCAGCTGGCGCTCGACCTGGACCGGGCGCATGTGTTCGACGCGGCCGGCCACGCCCACCATGCGGAGGCCGCGTGA